Proteins encoded together in one Pseudomonas sp. Seg1 window:
- a CDS encoding Bro-N domain-containing protein, translating into MPNHVQNLSESSDFFTPTIFTRHNRFLHAFMQDHEAWFCVQDLGRLMGYPLNERLTLKLDPDQRRHVLLRRDGEIIDCAMVSESGLYALLVHHFVPENRHLRQWLSHEVIPTLRETQSSPVENHPSLSSMHWAGVTVPLLHWQQQAWVKWRDAPELMHGQRPYPVLGTCS; encoded by the coding sequence ATGCCTAACCACGTCCAAAATCTTTCTGAAAGTTCTGACTTCTTCACCCCCACAATCTTCACCCGCCACAACCGCTTCCTCCACGCCTTCATGCAAGACCACGAAGCCTGGTTCTGTGTTCAGGATCTCGGTCGTCTGATGGGCTATCCGCTAAACGAACGCCTCACCCTGAAACTCGATCCCGATCAGCGCCGCCATGTCCTCCTGCGTCGGGATGGCGAAATTATCGATTGCGCGATGGTCAGCGAATCCGGCCTGTACGCCCTGCTCGTCCATCACTTCGTCCCGGAAAACCGACACCTGCGCCAATGGCTGAGCCATGAAGTGATCCCGACGCTGCGCGAAACCCAATCAAGCCCTGTGGAAAACCACCCGAGCTTGAGCTCAATGCATTGGGCAGGCGTTACTGTGCCGTTGCTGCACTGGCAACAGCAGGCGTGGGTCAAATGGCGGGATGCGCCGGAGTTGATGCACGGCCAGCGGCCGTATCCAGTATTGGGAACGTGTAGCTGA
- a CDS encoding glucan biosynthesis protein D, whose amino-acid sequence MHRRNLLKASMAIAAYTGLSATGLLASRAWAGNGGAADGEAQAFDFEALKRQAKQLAGNGYQDTKQVLPPTLATMTPQNFNAIRYDGEHSLWKENKGQLDVQFFHVGMGFRQPVRMYSVDAKTRTAREVHFRPALFNYENTSVDTQQLKGDLGFAGFKLFKAPELDRHDVLSFLGASYFRAVDATGQYGLSARGLAIDTYAKKREEFPDFTKFWFETPDKNATRFVVYALLDSPSATGAYRFDIDCQAERVVMEVDAHINARTAIEQLGISPMTSMFSCGTHERRMCDTIHPQIHDSDRLAMWRGNGEWICRPLNNPATLQFNAFADTDPKGFGLVQTDHEFANYQDTVDWYSKRPSLWVEPTTAWGEGSIDLLEIPTTGETLDNIVAFWTPKKPVAAGDSLNYGYKLYWSALPPVGTPLARVHATRSGMGGFTEGWAPGEHYPPVWARRFAVDFTGGGLDRLPQGTGIEPVVTCSNGKVQDFSVLVLDDIKGYRILFDWYPTSDSVEPVELRLFIRTNDRTLSETWLYQYFPPAPDKRKYP is encoded by the coding sequence ATGCACCGCAGGAATTTGCTCAAAGCGTCCATGGCCATTGCGGCTTACACCGGTCTGTCGGCCACCGGCCTGCTGGCTAGCCGTGCCTGGGCTGGCAATGGTGGCGCGGCTGATGGCGAGGCTCAGGCCTTTGACTTCGAAGCGCTCAAGCGTCAGGCCAAACAATTGGCCGGCAACGGCTATCAGGACACCAAGCAGGTGTTGCCGCCGACCTTGGCGACCATGACCCCGCAAAACTTCAACGCGATCCGCTACGACGGCGAGCATTCGTTGTGGAAGGAGAACAAGGGCCAACTGGACGTGCAGTTCTTCCACGTTGGCATGGGTTTCCGTCAGCCGGTGCGCATGTATAGCGTCGATGCCAAGACCCGTACCGCCCGCGAGGTGCATTTCCGCCCGGCGTTGTTCAACTATGAAAACACCTCGGTCGACACTCAACAGTTGAAAGGCGACTTGGGTTTTGCCGGCTTCAAGCTGTTCAAGGCGCCGGAGCTGGATCGACATGACGTGCTGTCGTTCCTCGGCGCCAGCTATTTCCGTGCAGTGGATGCGACTGGCCAATATGGCCTCTCCGCACGCGGTCTGGCGATCGACACTTACGCGAAAAAACGCGAAGAATTCCCTGACTTCACCAAGTTCTGGTTCGAGACACCGGACAAGAACGCCACGCGGTTCGTGGTCTACGCCCTGCTCGATTCGCCGAGCGCCACTGGCGCGTACCGCTTTGACATCGATTGCCAGGCCGAGCGCGTGGTGATGGAAGTCGACGCGCACATCAATGCGCGCACGGCCATTGAGCAACTGGGTATCTCGCCGATGACCAGCATGTTCAGCTGCGGCACCCACGAGCGCCGCATGTGCGACACCATTCACCCGCAGATCCATGATTCGGATCGCCTGGCGATGTGGCGCGGCAACGGCGAATGGATCTGTCGACCGCTGAACAACCCGGCGACTCTGCAATTCAACGCGTTTGCCGACACTGATCCGAAAGGTTTTGGCCTGGTGCAGACCGATCACGAGTTTGCCAACTATCAGGACACCGTCGACTGGTACAGCAAGCGCCCGAGTCTGTGGGTAGAACCTACAACCGCATGGGGCGAAGGCTCTATCGATCTGCTGGAAATTCCTACAACCGGCGAAACCCTCGATAACATCGTGGCGTTCTGGACACCGAAAAAACCGGTGGCCGCCGGGGATTCGCTGAACTATGGCTACAAGCTTTACTGGAGCGCACTGCCGCCAGTGGGTACGCCGTTGGCGCGAGTGCATGCCACCCGTTCCGGCATGGGGGGGTTCACCGAAGGCTGGGCGCCGGGCGAGCATTATCCGCCAGTCTGGGCCCGTCGCTTTGCCGTGGACTTCACCGGTGGCGGCCTGGATCGCCTGCCGCAGGGCACCGGGATCGAACCGGTGGTGACCTGCTCGAACGGCAAGGTGCAGGACTTCAGCGTGTTGGTGCTGGATGACATCAAGGGTTACCGGATCCTGTTCGACTGGTATCCGACCAGTGACAGCGTTGAGCCGGTGGAGCTGCGGTTGTTCATTCGCACCAATGACCGCACGTTGAGCGAGACCTGGTTGTACCAGTACTTCCCGCCGGCGCCGGACAAGCGTAAGTATCCTTGA
- a CDS encoding YaeQ family protein, which yields MAQPSTTYKFELNLTDLDRSVYESVKQTIARHPSETEERMTVRLLAYALWYNEQLSFGRGLSDVDEPALWEKSLDDRVLHWIEVGQPDADRLTWCSRRTERTSLLAYGSLRVWETKVIPAIKNLKNVNIAAVPQEVLETLAKDMPRVIKWDVMISEGTIFVTDDRGQHEVQLQWLQGERG from the coding sequence ATGGCCCAGCCGTCCACTACCTATAAATTCGAACTGAACCTCACCGACCTCGACCGCAGTGTCTACGAGAGCGTCAAGCAGACGATCGCCCGTCACCCTTCGGAGACCGAAGAGCGCATGACCGTGCGGCTGCTGGCCTACGCGCTCTGGTACAACGAGCAGTTGTCGTTTGGCCGTGGTCTGTCGGACGTGGATGAACCTGCGCTGTGGGAAAAGAGCCTGGATGATCGTGTTCTGCACTGGATCGAAGTTGGCCAGCCAGATGCCGATCGCCTGACCTGGTGCTCGCGTCGCACCGAACGCACCAGTCTGCTCGCCTACGGCAGCCTGCGCGTCTGGGAAACCAAAGTGATTCCGGCGATCAAGAACCTGAAAAACGTCAACATCGCCGCCGTCCCGCAGGAAGTGCTGGAGACCTTGGCCAAGGACATGCCTCGCGTTATCAAGTGGGACGTGATGATCAGCGAAGGGACGATCTTCGTCACCGACGACCGTGGTCAGCACGAAGTCCAGTTGCAATGGCTACAAGGCGAGCGCGGCTGA
- the recJ gene encoding single-stranded-DNA-specific exonuclease RecJ, giving the protein MRIEPRQLPATLPFLGDIPPLLTRLYAARGVQSEAELDKSLARLIPFQQLKGIDAAVDLLVTALEQRQRILIVGDFDADGATASTVGVLGLRLLGAAHVDYLVPNRFEYGYGLTPEIVEVAMTREPQLLITVDNGISSVEGVAAAKRHGLKVLITDHHLPGDELPLADALVNPNQPGCEFPSKALAGVGVIFYVLMALRARLRSLGWYESKPQPNIGELLDLVALGSVADVVPLDANNRILVHQGLERIRAGRARPGIKAILEVAKRDAARITSTDLGFIVGPRLNAAGRLDDMSLGIECLLTADANMAREMAAQLDGMNQDRKSIEQGMQREALAQLKDLPVESMPFGLCLFDPEWHQGVIGILASRMKERYFRPTIAFADAGDGLLKGSGRSVQGFHIRDALSVVAAQHPELISKYGGHAMAAGLTLPQENFPLFAEAFDAEVRRQLREEDLTGRLLSDGTLAVEEFHLELARALRHAGPWGQHFPEPLFHGVFQLVEQRVVGERHLKVVLKSECGSVKLDGIAFGIDREVWPNPTIQWVELAYKLDVNEFRGNETVQLMIAHIEPR; this is encoded by the coding sequence ATGCGTATCGAACCTCGTCAACTGCCTGCCACTCTGCCATTTCTTGGTGATATCCCGCCGCTGCTGACCCGCCTGTACGCGGCGCGGGGCGTGCAGTCCGAGGCGGAGCTGGATAAAAGTCTGGCGCGGTTGATTCCGTTCCAGCAGCTCAAGGGCATCGACGCAGCGGTGGACTTGTTGGTGACCGCGCTGGAACAACGCCAGCGCATCCTCATCGTCGGCGACTTCGACGCGGACGGCGCGACAGCCAGTACCGTCGGCGTGCTCGGCCTGCGACTGTTGGGCGCGGCGCATGTCGATTATCTAGTGCCGAACCGTTTTGAATATGGCTACGGCCTGACCCCGGAAATCGTCGAAGTCGCCATGACCCGTGAGCCGCAGTTGCTGATCACGGTCGACAACGGTATCTCCAGCGTCGAAGGCGTCGCCGCCGCCAAGCGTCATGGGCTCAAAGTGCTGATCACTGACCACCACTTGCCCGGCGACGAACTGCCGCTGGCCGATGCGCTGGTCAACCCGAATCAGCCGGGCTGCGAATTCCCGAGCAAGGCGCTGGCCGGGGTCGGGGTGATTTTCTATGTGTTGATGGCATTGCGTGCGCGCTTGCGCAGTCTTGGTTGGTACGAGAGCAAGCCGCAGCCGAATATCGGCGAACTGCTGGATCTGGTGGCACTGGGCAGCGTCGCCGACGTGGTGCCGTTGGACGCTAACAACCGAATCCTGGTGCATCAAGGTCTGGAGCGGATTCGTGCCGGTCGCGCACGGCCGGGGATCAAAGCGATCCTTGAAGTGGCCAAGCGAGACGCTGCACGCATTACCTCTACCGATCTCGGTTTTATCGTCGGCCCGCGCCTGAACGCCGCCGGGCGTCTGGATGACATGAGCCTGGGCATTGAATGCCTGCTCACCGCCGACGCCAATATGGCGCGGGAAATGGCCGCACAACTGGATGGCATGAACCAGGATCGCAAATCCATCGAGCAGGGCATGCAGCGTGAAGCGCTGGCGCAGCTCAAGGACTTGCCGGTCGAATCGATGCCGTTTGGTCTGTGCCTGTTTGATCCGGAATGGCACCAGGGCGTTATCGGTATTCTCGCCTCGCGGATGAAAGAGCGTTATTTCCGCCCGACCATCGCCTTCGCTGATGCTGGCGACGGCCTGCTCAAGGGCTCGGGGCGTTCGGTGCAGGGCTTTCATATCCGCGATGCCTTGAGCGTGGTAGCGGCGCAGCATCCGGAGTTGATCAGCAAGTACGGTGGCCATGCGATGGCCGCGGGTCTGACCTTGCCGCAGGAGAATTTTCCGTTGTTTGCCGAGGCATTCGACGCTGAAGTCCGTAGGCAACTTCGCGAAGAAGATCTGACCGGGCGCTTGCTCTCGGACGGCACGCTGGCGGTTGAAGAGTTTCACCTTGAACTGGCTCGCGCCCTGCGTCACGCCGGACCTTGGGGGCAGCACTTCCCGGAGCCGCTGTTTCACGGTGTGTTCCAGTTGGTCGAGCAGCGGGTCGTGGGCGAACGGCACCTGAAAGTGGTGCTGAAAAGCGAATGCGGGTCGGTGAAGCTCGACGGTATTGCGTTCGGTATCGACCGCGAGGTCTGGCCGAATCCGACCATTCAATGGGTTGAGCTGGCTTACAAACTCGATGTGAACGAGTTCCGGGGCAACGAAACCGTGCAACTGATGATTGCCCACATCGAACCGCGTTGA
- a CDS encoding NADH:flavin oxidoreductase/NADH oxidase has translation MSLLLEPFTLRQLILPNRIAVSPMCQYSSVDGLANDWHLVHLGSRAVGGAGLVFTEATAVTADGRITAEDLGLWNDEQIEPLQRITRFITSQGAVAGIQLAHAGRKASTHRPWIGKHGSVKLDDGGWTPVGPSPIAFDPQHTQPKQLDEGQVAEVIQAFVDAAKRALTAGFSVVEVHAAHGYLLHQFLSPLSNQRRDQYGGSFENRIRLVLQVTEAVRAVWPEELPLFVRVSATDWVEDGWNPDETVELARRLHTLGADLIDVSSGGTAANAEIPVGPGYQTRFAERVRKESGIATGTVGMITEPAQAEHILRTCQADIIFLARELLRDPYWPLHADDDLGGRKAVWPAQYQRATHRDQPIHESDLRD, from the coding sequence ATGAGTCTGCTGCTTGAACCCTTTACCCTGCGCCAACTGATCTTGCCCAACCGCATCGCCGTATCACCCATGTGCCAGTATTCCAGCGTCGATGGCCTGGCCAACGACTGGCACCTGGTCCACCTCGGTAGCCGCGCGGTGGGTGGCGCCGGCTTGGTATTCACCGAAGCCACGGCAGTCACCGCCGACGGACGGATAACCGCCGAAGACCTCGGCCTGTGGAACGACGAACAGATCGAACCGCTGCAACGCATCACCCGCTTCATCACGTCTCAGGGCGCTGTCGCCGGCATCCAGCTGGCCCACGCCGGGCGCAAGGCCAGCACCCATCGGCCGTGGATTGGCAAGCACGGCAGCGTCAAACTCGACGATGGCGGCTGGACCCCGGTCGGGCCTTCGCCGATTGCCTTTGACCCGCAACACACACAACCGAAACAGCTCGATGAGGGGCAGGTAGCCGAGGTCATTCAGGCGTTTGTCGATGCCGCCAAACGTGCGTTGACGGCGGGGTTCAGTGTGGTTGAAGTGCATGCCGCGCACGGTTATCTGCTGCATCAGTTTCTTTCGCCGCTGAGCAATCAACGTCGCGATCAGTACGGCGGTTCGTTCGAAAACCGCATTCGGCTGGTACTGCAAGTCACCGAAGCCGTCCGCGCTGTCTGGCCGGAGGAATTGCCGCTGTTTGTCCGCGTGTCGGCCACCGACTGGGTCGAGGACGGCTGGAACCCGGACGAAACCGTTGAGCTGGCGCGACGTCTGCACACCCTGGGCGCGGATCTGATTGACGTTTCGTCCGGAGGCACCGCCGCCAACGCCGAGATTCCCGTAGGACCGGGCTACCAGACGCGTTTCGCCGAACGTGTACGCAAAGAGTCAGGCATCGCCACCGGCACTGTGGGAATGATTACCGAACCTGCGCAAGCCGAACACATCCTGCGTACCTGTCAGGCCGACATCATCTTTCTCGCCCGTGAACTGCTGCGTGATCCTTACTGGCCGCTGCATGCCGATGATGACCTCGGTGGACGCAAAGCGGTGTGGCCGGCGCAGTATCAGCGCGCGACTCATCGTGATCAGCCGATTCATGAGTCTGATTTGCGCGATTGA